One Bradyrhizobium zhanjiangense DNA segment encodes these proteins:
- a CDS encoding TRAP transporter substrate-binding protein, whose translation MTKSKKGSTSSRRSFLKVAAAGAAATVAAPSVVSAQGPISMRWQSTWPSKDIFHEYALDYAKKVNDMTGGDLKIEVLPAGAVVPAFGLLDAVSKGVLDGGHGVLVYHYGKQTALALWGSGPGFAMDANMLLAWHRYGGGKELLEKLYASINANVVSFPYGPMPTQPFGWFKKPVAKVEDVKGLKFRTVGISIDVYSGMGAAVNALPGGEIVAAMDRGLLDAAEFNNATSDRVLGFPDVSKVCMLQSFHQNAEQLEIMFNKDKYNALPDKMKAIIANAVDAASADMSWKAIDRYSKDYVELQTKDNVKFYKTPDAILKRQLEIYDDVAKKKAAENPLFKEIVQSQIEFAKRATQWEQDTVVNRRMAYDHYFGPNAAAKKI comes from the coding sequence ATGACCAAATCAAAGAAGGGCAGCACTTCGAGTCGCCGCAGCTTTCTCAAGGTCGCTGCTGCGGGGGCCGCCGCGACGGTAGCCGCGCCGAGCGTCGTCAGCGCCCAGGGGCCGATCAGCATGCGCTGGCAAAGCACCTGGCCGTCAAAGGACATTTTCCACGAATACGCCCTCGACTACGCCAAGAAGGTCAACGACATGACCGGCGGCGATCTCAAGATCGAAGTGCTGCCGGCAGGCGCTGTCGTGCCCGCCTTCGGCCTGCTCGATGCCGTGTCCAAGGGCGTGCTCGACGGCGGCCATGGCGTGCTGGTCTATCACTACGGCAAGCAGACCGCGCTGGCGCTCTGGGGCTCGGGACCGGGCTTTGCGATGGACGCCAACATGCTGCTGGCCTGGCACCGCTATGGCGGCGGCAAGGAGCTCCTGGAAAAGCTCTACGCGTCGATTAACGCCAACGTCGTCTCGTTCCCCTACGGTCCGATGCCGACCCAGCCCTTCGGCTGGTTCAAGAAGCCGGTCGCAAAGGTCGAGGACGTCAAGGGCCTGAAATTCCGCACCGTCGGCATCTCGATCGACGTGTATTCGGGAATGGGTGCAGCCGTCAACGCGCTGCCCGGCGGCGAAATCGTAGCTGCCATGGACCGCGGCCTCCTGGACGCGGCCGAGTTCAACAACGCTACCTCCGACCGCGTGCTCGGCTTCCCCGACGTCTCGAAGGTCTGCATGCTGCAGAGCTTCCACCAGAACGCCGAACAGCTTGAGATCATGTTCAACAAGGACAAGTACAACGCGCTGCCGGACAAGATGAAGGCGATCATCGCCAATGCGGTGGACGCGGCTTCGGCCGACATGTCGTGGAAGGCGATCGACCGCTACTCCAAGGACTATGTCGAGCTGCAGACCAAGGACAACGTCAAGTTCTACAAGACCCCCGACGCCATCCTGAAGCGGCAACTCGAGATCTATGACGACGTGGCGAAGAAGAAGGCGGCGGAGAACCCGTTGTTCAAGGAGATCGTGCAGTCGCAGATCGAATTCGCCAAGCGTGCCACGCAGTGGGAGCAGGATACCGTGGTGAACCGCCGCATGGCCTACGATCATTATTTCGGGCCGAACGCCGCGGCCAAGAAGATCTGA
- a CDS encoding CBS domain-containing protein produces MKVKDVMHKGVDWVSPDTPIIEIAKLMQGHDIGCIPIGEGDHLVGMVTDRDIVCKGLASRDFNAARMTARDVMTEGIHCCREDDDLAKAVHHMETLKIRRLPVINKSKRMVGMISLGDIGQSATPDLLTQCVKSVSAHHH; encoded by the coding sequence ATGAAAGTCAAAGACGTGATGCACAAGGGCGTCGATTGGGTCAGCCCCGACACCCCGATCATCGAGATCGCGAAGTTGATGCAAGGGCACGACATCGGCTGCATTCCGATCGGCGAAGGCGACCATTTGGTCGGGATGGTGACCGATCGCGACATTGTCTGCAAAGGTCTTGCGAGCAGGGACTTCAACGCCGCGCGCATGACGGCGCGGGACGTGATGACCGAAGGTATCCATTGCTGCCGGGAAGACGATGATCTGGCGAAAGCCGTGCATCACATGGAGACGCTGAAAATCCGCAGGCTACCCGTGATCAACAAGAGCAAGCGGATGGTCGGCATGATCAGTCTCGGTGATATCGGCCAATCCGCCACCCCTGATCTGTTGACGCAATGCGTCAAGAGCGTGTCGGCCCATCATCATTGA
- a CDS encoding aminoacyl-tRNA deacylase: MSIAPTLHRYLAAENIQYAEIPHDLTMSSTRTAQACHVSGDRLAKAVVLRHDGGYMLAVVPASHHLNLPDLKERLGEDLAMANETEINQLFMDCAHGAIPAVGRCYGLDLIVDDSIRAQPEVYIEAGDHETLLQLTHAQFERLTASAPHGRFSMHD; the protein is encoded by the coding sequence ATGTCCATCGCCCCCACACTGCATCGGTATCTGGCTGCCGAGAACATCCAGTATGCCGAGATCCCGCACGATCTCACCATGTCATCCACGCGCACGGCGCAGGCTTGCCACGTCTCTGGCGATCGCCTCGCCAAGGCCGTCGTGCTGCGGCACGACGGCGGCTATATGCTCGCGGTCGTGCCGGCATCGCACCATCTCAACCTGCCGGACTTGAAGGAGAGGCTTGGCGAGGATCTCGCCATGGCCAACGAAACCGAGATCAACCAGCTGTTCATGGACTGCGCGCACGGAGCCATTCCGGCGGTCGGCCGGTGCTACGGGCTCGATCTCATCGTCGATGACAGCATCCGGGCCCAGCCCGAGGTCTATATCGAAGCCGGCGATCACGAGACGTTGCTCCAGCTCACCCATGCGCAGTTCGAGCGCCTGACGGCCAGTGCACCGCATGGACGCTTCAGCATGCATGACTGA